A genomic window from Colletotrichum destructivum chromosome 7, complete sequence includes:
- a CDS encoding Putative tRNA thiolation protein, TtcA/Ctu1 type has product MAPVQCAKCKTERALVKRPKNHQKLCKACFISVFEEEVHHTIISSSIFSPGEKVAIGASGGKDSTVLASVLKDLNERYHYGLDLVLLSIDEGIKGYRDDSLETVKRNAVQYDMPLTVVGYDELYGWTMDQVVETIGKKGNCTYCGVFRRQALDRGAKMLGIKHLVTGHNADDVAETILMNLLRGDLPRLGRSTSIVTGDDTCDVKRSKPLKYSYEKEIVLYAHHKKLDYFSTECIYSPEAFRGTARTLIKNLERVRPSAILDIVRSGEDMARLVAGRQGSTGPTAGAAEDEDYTTGCGAQQSKGPARGIAQLDANLSQATLEENLETDFTVTAAAKNRKQTKSRQGPNQASLGVPLQTLGKCERCGYMSSQAICQACLLVDGLNKNKAQIRI; this is encoded by the coding sequence ATGGCCCCAGTTCAATGCGCAAAGTGCAAGACGGAGCGAGCTCTCGTCAAGCGACCCAAGAACCACCAAAAGCTCTGCAAGGCCTGCTTCATTTCGGTTTTCGAGGAGGAAGTCCACCATACCATTATCTCCTCGTCCATTTTTTCCCCGGGTGAGAAAGTGGCTATTGGTGCGTCGGGTGGCAAAGATTCGACCGTTTTAGCGAGCGTCCTCAAAGATCTTAACGAGCGATATCACTATGGCTTGGACCTTGTGTTGCTCAGCATTGACGAGGGAATCAAGGGCTATCGGGACGACTCTTTGGAGACCGTCAAGAGAAATGCCGTTCAGTACGATATGCCCCTGACGGTCGTTGGGTACGACGAGTTGTACGGTTGGACTATGGATCAGGTCGTCGAAACCATCGGAAAGAAGGGAAACTGCACCTATTGCGGTGTGTTTCGCCGACAAGCACTCGACCGTGGCGCGAAGATGTTAGGCATCAAGCACCTTGTCACCGGCCACAACGCAGATGATGTTGCCGAAACCATCTTGATGAACCTCCTGAGAGGTGATTTGCCTCGCCTGGGCCGCAGCACAAGCATCGTCACTGGAGATGACACATGTGATGTCAAGCGTAGCAAGCCTCTCAAGTACTCCTACGAAAAAGAGATTGTGCTATACGCCCACCACAAGAAGCTCGATTACTTCAGTACCGAATGCATATACAGCCCAGAGGCATTCAGAGGGACCGCACGTACCCTCATCAAGAACCTTGAGAGGGTCCGGCCAAGTGCCATTCTAGACATCGTCCGCAGTGGCGAAGATATGGCTCGTCTTGTTGCAGGCAGGCAAGGCAGCACCGGACCCActgctggcgctgctgaGGACGAGGATTACACCACTGGCTGTGGCGCACAACAAAGCAAGGGTCCAGCGAGAGGGATTGCTCAGTTGGATGCAAACCTGAGCCAAGCAACTCTCGAGGAAAACCTCGAGACAGACTTTACTGTTACAGCAGCTGCGAAGAACAGGAAGCAAACCAAGAGTCGACAAGGGCCTAACCAGGCCTCGCTCGGTGTTCCTTTACAGACACTTGGCAAGTGCGAGAGGTGCGGTTACATGTCTAGCCAGGCCATATGTCAAGCTTGCTTGTTGGTGGATGGACTCAATAAGAACAAGGCGCAGATTCGGATTTAG
- a CDS encoding Putative ribosomal protein eL8/Nhp2 family, whose product MPPKSGKKVAPAPFPQGKAGSKKAPKNPLIERKPRNFGIGQDIQPRRNLARMVKWPEYVRLQRQKKILNMRLKVPPAIAQFQHVLDRNTAAQAFKLLNKYRPETKAEKKERLVKEATAIKEGKKKEDVSKKPYTVKYGLNHVVGLIENKKASLVLIPNDVDPIELVIFLPALCRKMGVPFAIIKGKARLGTVVHKKTAAVLAITEVRSEDKTELSKLVSAIKDGYLEKTENARKQWGGGIMGAKAQKRTEKKQKALDNAIKV is encoded by the exons ATG CCTCCCAAGTCCGGTAAGAAGGTGGCTCCCGCCCCTTTCCCTCAGGGAAAGGCTGGCTCCAAGAAGGCTCCTAAG AACCCTCTTATTGAGCGTAAGCCCCGCAACTTTGGCATCGGCCAGGACATCCAGCCCCGCCGTAACTTGGCCCGCATGGTTAAGTGGCCCGAGTATGTTCGTCTTCAGCGCCAGAAGAAGATCTTGAACATGCGCCTCAAGGTCCCTCCTGCGATTGCCCAGTTCCAGCACGTCCTCGACCGCAACACTGCCGCCCAGGCTTTCAAGCTCCTCAACAAGTACCGccccgagaccaaggccgagaagaaggagcgtctcgtcaaggaggccaccgccatcaaggagggcaagaagaaggaggacgtTTCCAAGAAGCCTTACACTGTCAAGTACGGCTTGAaccacgtcgtcggcctgatcgagaacaagaaggcttCCCTCGTCCTGATCCCTAACGATGTTGACCCCATCGAGCTGGTCATCTTCCTCCCTGCCCTCTGCCGCAAGATGGGTGTTCccttcgccatcatcaagggcaaggcccGTCTCGGCACTGTCGTCCACAAGAAG ACTGCTGCTGTCCTCGCAATCACCGAGGTCCGCTCCGAGGACAAGACCGAGCTCTCCAAGCTCGTGTCTGCTATCAAGGATGGTTATCttgagaagacggagaaCGCTAGAAAGCAGTGGGGTGGCGGTATCATGGGTGCCAAGGCCCAGAAGCGcaccgagaagaagcagaaggctCTTGACAACGCCATCAAGGTCTGA